Below is a window of Streptomyces sp. NBC_01429 DNA.
ACCCGGTCGAGGCGATCGTCCGCCGCGCCCAGGAGGTCGGCGCGCTGGTCTGCATCGACGCCTCGCAGGCGGCACCGCACCAGGTGCTCGACGTCCAGGCGCTCCAGGCGGACTTCGTGGCCTTCACCGGCCACAAGATGGTCGGACCGACCGGCATCGGCGTCCTGTGGGGCCGCCAGGAGCTGCTGGAGGACCTGCCGCCGTTCCTGGGCGGCGGGGAGATGATCGAGACCGTGTCGATGCACTCGTCCACCTACGCCCCGGCGCCGCACAAGTTCGAGGCCGGTACACCCCCGATCGCCCAGGCCGTCGGCCTCGGCGCGGCCGTGGACTACCTGTCCGCGATCGGCATGGACAAGATCGCCGAGCATGAGCACGCGATCACCGAGTACGCGGTCCAGCGCCTGCTGGACGTCCCCGACCTGCGGATCATCGGCCCGACGACGGCCGAGGACCGGGGCGCCACGATCTCCTTCACCCTCGGCGACATCCACCCGCACGATGTGGGGCAGGTACTCGACGAGCAGGGCATCGCGGTACGGGTCGGCCACCACTGCGCCCGTCCGGTCTGCCTGCGGTACGGAATTCCCGCGACCACGCGAGCGTCTTTCTATCTGTACTCCACTCCGGCCGAGGTGGACGCTCTGGTCGACGGGCTGGAGCACGTCCGTAACTTCTTCGGATGAGGGTCGAGGACTGAGCCGTGAAGCTGGATTCGATGTACCAGGACGTCATCCTGGACCACTACAAGCACCCGCACGGGCGCGGTCTGCGGGACGGCGACGCCGAGGTGCACCATGTGAACCCGACCTGCGGTGACGAGATCACCCTGCGGGTGCGGTACGAGGGCTCGCGGATCGCGGACGTCTCGTACGAGGGCCAGGGCTGCTCCATCAGCCAGGCCAGCGCGTCCGTGCTCAACGACCTGCTGGTCGGCAAGGAGCTGGCCGAGGCGCGGAAGATCCAGGGCACCTTCCTGGAGCTGATGCAGTCCAGGGGCCAGCTGGAGCCGGACGACGCGATGGAGGAGGTGCTGGAGGACGCGGTCGCGTTCGCCGGCGTCTCGAAGTACCCGGCCCGGGTCAAGTGCGCCCTGCTGTCCTGGATGGCATGGAAGGACGCCACGGCCCAGGCGCTGGGAGCCGGCGCGGGCGACGATTCGGGCGACGACCCTCTGAAGGAGACGGCATGAGCGAGAACGACACCGTGACGATGAAGCCGGCCTCCGAGGAGGAGGTCCGCGAGGCGCTGTACGACGTGGTCGACCCCGAGCTGGGGATCGACGTCGTCAACCTCGGGCTGATCTACGGCATCCACATCGACGACGCGAACATCGCCACCCTGGACATGACCCTGACGTCGGCGGCCTGTCCGCTGACGGATGTGATCGAGGACCAGGCGAAGTCGGCGACGGACGGCATCGTCAACGAGCTGAAGATCAACTGGGTCTGGATGCCCCCGTGGGGCCCGGACAAGATCACCGACGACGGCCGCGAGCAGCTGCGGGCGCTGGG
It encodes the following:
- a CDS encoding cysteine desulfurase; the encoded protein is MTQLPGLLPTSDRLLDEALRKDFPILDRVIHGKKLVYLDSAATSQKPRQVLDALAEYYEQHNANVHRGVYTIAEEATALYEGARDKVAAFINAPSRDEVIFTKNASESLNLVANMLGFADEPYRVDHETEIVITEMEHHSNIVPWQLLAQRTGAKLKWFGITDDGRLDLSNINEVITEKTKIVSFVLVSNILGTQNPVEAIVRRAQEVGALVCIDASQAAPHQVLDVQALQADFVAFTGHKMVGPTGIGVLWGRQELLEDLPPFLGGGEMIETVSMHSSTYAPAPHKFEAGTPPIAQAVGLGAAVDYLSAIGMDKIAEHEHAITEYAVQRLLDVPDLRIIGPTTAEDRGATISFTLGDIHPHDVGQVLDEQGIAVRVGHHCARPVCLRYGIPATTRASFYLYSTPAEVDALVDGLEHVRNFFG
- the sufU gene encoding Fe-S cluster assembly sulfur transfer protein SufU, which encodes MKLDSMYQDVILDHYKHPHGRGLRDGDAEVHHVNPTCGDEITLRVRYEGSRIADVSYEGQGCSISQASASVLNDLLVGKELAEARKIQGTFLELMQSRGQLEPDDAMEEVLEDAVAFAGVSKYPARVKCALLSWMAWKDATAQALGAGAGDDSGDDPLKETA
- a CDS encoding metal-sulfur cluster assembly factor; translated protein: MSENDTVTMKPASEEEVREALYDVVDPELGIDVVNLGLIYGIHIDDANIATLDMTLTSAACPLTDVIEDQAKSATDGIVNELKINWVWMPPWGPDKITDDGREQLRALGFNV